In a genomic window of Pseudodesulfovibrio sp. S3:
- a CDS encoding sigma 54-interacting transcriptional regulator: MTKTEHFGLDFETFARLIDNLHDEVIIYDNNYHMLYVNKACERHYGFTQEQMVGLPFWEVVRKHAAWNRPALPAVYEHKRPIKQEQKTYLGLDVLTIANPIFDDNGEIEYVVLNVRDSLHKVQIPSLDEVELSLEMAEEPHPEDLIYHSTAMENVVQSARKVASLTAPCLLLGESGCGKSLLAKFIHANSIRKDKPFVVVNCAAIPDQLFESELFGHVKGAFSGATNARGGLFAKAKGGTLFLDEISELPFPMQAKLLHAVQEMEYRPVGSSQTVTADVRILAASNRNLERMAADGTFRQDLFFRLNVFDITIPPLRDRREDLVPLIFYFFNHYGKKYGSSKRLSPEAQSLLCQHSWPGNVRELAHLVERLMVTTEGDTITIDNLPTTLYQTTPSLPEGIGHTTLDAVLESMERKLILDAIAMHGSSRKIASAMGISQSRASRLIRKHTGKTES; the protein is encoded by the coding sequence ATGACCAAGACAGAACATTTCGGACTGGATTTCGAGACCTTTGCTCGACTCATCGACAACCTGCACGATGAGGTCATCATCTATGACAACAATTACCATATGCTGTACGTGAACAAGGCATGCGAGCGGCATTACGGCTTCACGCAGGAACAGATGGTCGGCCTGCCGTTCTGGGAAGTGGTCCGCAAACACGCTGCCTGGAACCGTCCGGCACTGCCCGCGGTATATGAGCACAAGCGGCCGATCAAACAGGAGCAGAAGACCTACCTCGGGCTGGATGTCTTGACCATCGCCAATCCCATATTCGATGACAACGGCGAGATAGAATACGTGGTGCTCAACGTCCGGGACAGCCTGCACAAAGTACAGATCCCCAGTCTCGACGAAGTGGAACTCAGCCTTGAGATGGCCGAAGAACCTCACCCCGAAGACCTCATCTATCACAGCACCGCCATGGAAAACGTGGTGCAATCGGCACGCAAGGTCGCAAGCCTGACCGCACCCTGCCTGCTCCTCGGGGAATCCGGCTGCGGCAAGAGCCTGCTGGCAAAATTCATCCACGCCAACAGTATCCGCAAGGATAAGCCGTTCGTGGTCGTCAACTGCGCGGCCATCCCGGATCAACTGTTCGAATCCGAACTTTTCGGCCATGTGAAAGGAGCGTTTTCCGGTGCCACCAACGCCCGCGGCGGCCTCTTTGCCAAAGCCAAGGGCGGAACGCTGTTTCTCGACGAGATTTCGGAACTGCCCTTCCCCATGCAGGCCAAACTGCTCCACGCCGTGCAGGAAATGGAATACCGGCCCGTGGGCAGTTCCCAGACCGTCACGGCCGACGTCCGCATCCTGGCCGCGTCCAACCGCAATCTGGAACGCATGGCCGCAGACGGCACGTTCCGTCAGGATCTCTTTTTCCGGCTCAACGTCTTCGACATCACCATACCTCCCCTGCGCGACCGCAGGGAAGATCTGGTCCCGCTCATTTTCTACTTCTTCAACCACTACGGGAAAAAATACGGCTCCTCGAAGCGCCTCTCGCCTGAAGCGCAATCCCTCCTGTGCCAACACTCCTGGCCGGGCAACGTCCGCGAACTGGCCCACCTCGTGGAGCGCCTCATGGTCACTACCGAAGGTGACACCATCACCATCGACAACCTGCCCACCACCCTCTATCAAACCACACCGTCACTGCCGGAGGGCATCGGCCACACCACCCTCGACGCAGTGCTGGAATCCATGGAAAGAAAACTGATCCTAGACGCCATTGCCATGCATGGCAGCTCCCGCAAGATCGCTTCCGCAATGGGCATCAGCCAAAGCCGCGCCTCTCGCCTCATCCGCAAACACACCGGAAAAACTGAGTCATAA
- the aspT gene encoding aspartate-alanine antiporter, translated as MEVLRANPFMALFLALAFGYFIGKFKVGKFQLGGIAGTLIAAVIIGQIGIQVDDSVKSIFFALFIYAVGYSGGPEFFSSINRSTLAQVVAAIVMTVTGLITVLFFAKLCNLGVGLAAGLAAGGLTQSAIIGTAGSAIDLLGQAKATTDSLKVDIAVGYSVTYIIGSLGPILMITVVFPMLYKWDLRQEAVKLAQKLGGGGRELGEGEYTPLARVGSRVYRVSAAAAIVGHGRNFLEDLYAGSLRVEAVLRQQEDVPVDDALGFQPDDLVMVTGLSSTLEKCAESIGEEHEDEDELFNIVEESRKIVVTNKKLHGRTLDEVHHAGEGKRYGVFFTALARMGHSMPLLPKTEIHTGDELTLTGSKRDLDRIEKLVGYKSPSLHATEFMTFGLGMVVGYLLGLYSFHVGSAQVSLGSGLGCLVSGLLFGYMRTRHPRFGGVDTGAISFLQTFGLAVFVGVVGLNAGEAALTTIKEHGVTLIYLGAGVAIIPQVLGFAFNYYVLKIKNPVVAMGVVAGSRSANPAFSALLDKTGNATPVSAFTVTYALANILLTLWGPVIVAVLS; from the coding sequence ATGGAAGTACTCAGGGCGAACCCTTTTATGGCGCTTTTTCTCGCGTTGGCTTTTGGCTACTTCATCGGCAAATTCAAGGTCGGCAAATTCCAGTTGGGCGGCATTGCCGGGACATTGATCGCTGCCGTGATCATCGGCCAAATCGGAATCCAGGTGGACGACAGCGTCAAGAGCATCTTTTTTGCGCTCTTCATCTATGCCGTGGGATACAGTGGGGGGCCGGAGTTTTTCAGTTCGATCAACCGCTCAACGCTGGCCCAGGTCGTTGCGGCCATTGTCATGACGGTGACCGGGCTGATCACGGTGCTGTTTTTTGCCAAGCTGTGCAACCTGGGCGTGGGCCTGGCTGCGGGGCTTGCCGCCGGCGGGCTGACGCAATCCGCCATCATCGGTACGGCGGGAAGTGCCATAGACCTTCTCGGCCAGGCCAAGGCAACGACCGACAGCCTGAAAGTGGACATAGCCGTAGGTTATTCAGTCACCTACATTATCGGTTCGCTTGGCCCCATCCTGATGATCACGGTCGTGTTTCCGATGCTTTACAAGTGGGACCTGAGGCAGGAGGCCGTCAAGCTGGCGCAAAAGCTGGGCGGAGGCGGCCGGGAGCTGGGCGAAGGGGAGTACACGCCCTTGGCGCGTGTCGGGTCCAGGGTCTACAGGGTGTCGGCCGCAGCGGCCATAGTCGGCCACGGGCGCAATTTCCTGGAGGACCTGTATGCCGGTTCGTTGCGGGTGGAAGCCGTCCTACGCCAGCAGGAGGACGTGCCCGTTGACGATGCACTGGGGTTCCAGCCGGACGACCTGGTGATGGTCACGGGATTGTCTTCCACGTTGGAGAAGTGCGCTGAATCCATCGGCGAAGAACATGAAGACGAAGATGAACTCTTCAACATCGTGGAAGAATCCAGAAAGATAGTTGTTACCAACAAGAAATTGCATGGGCGCACTCTGGATGAGGTGCATCACGCAGGCGAAGGCAAACGGTACGGCGTCTTCTTTACGGCACTCGCCCGCATGGGCCACTCCATGCCCCTGTTGCCCAAGACCGAGATCCATACCGGCGACGAACTTACCCTGACCGGCTCCAAGCGTGATCTCGACAGGATCGAGAAGCTTGTCGGTTACAAATCGCCTTCCCTGCACGCCACGGAATTCATGACCTTCGGCCTGGGAATGGTGGTCGGCTATCTCCTCGGGCTGTATTCGTTCCACGTCGGTTCCGCTCAAGTCAGCCTTGGCAGCGGCCTCGGCTGCCTGGTTTCCGGGCTGCTGTTCGGATATATGCGAACCAGGCATCCCAGGTTCGGCGGAGTGGATACCGGAGCGATTTCCTTTCTCCAGACTTTCGGGCTGGCAGTGTTTGTGGGCGTGGTCGGCCTGAACGCGGGCGAGGCCGCTCTGACCACGATCAAGGAGCACGGCGTCACGCTCATCTATCTGGGAGCGGGGGTGGCCATCATTCCGCAAGTCCTGGGGTTCGCATTCAACTACTATGTATTGAAGATCAAGAACCCGGTTGTCGCGATGGGTGTGGTCGCGGGCAGCCGCAGCGCCAATCCCGCTTTTTCGGCGTTGCTGGACAAGACCGGGAATGCCACGCCGGTGAGCGCCTTCACCGTCACCTACGCCCTAGCCAACATACTGCTCACCCTTTGGGGGCCGGTCATCGTGGCCGTGTTGAGTTAG
- a CDS encoding bifunctional aspartate transaminase/aspartate 4-decarboxylase: protein MSPELSPFELKDQLIEFAEKSDNHMMLNAGRGNPNFLAIYPRQAFIRMGEFALEESGRSYAYLYGGFGGSSVKKDIGARFNEYLIRNKGLPGTLFLRASFSYMTDQLGMDLDEVVFEFCEAYLGCNYPVPPRMLRSMEKVVREYFVKEMYAGKTALNEFDVFATEGGTAAMTYIFQSLKHNRLLHAKDKVAIVTPIFTPYLEIPVLPEYGLDVVTLEVEEDMGWQLSAKSIKQLEDPAIKVLYVVNPSNPPSVKMSTSVLESIAELVRTKRQDLMVITDDVYGTFADDFLSLAAMIPANTLLVYSFSKYFGATGWRLGAIALAGKNVFDDKLRALGDADKAILADRYSSLTKDVPGLKFIDRLVADSRAVALNHTSGLSLPQQLQMALFALFSLIDSHDEYKCATKTLIRRRYARLMSSIGVEPQGDENAVNYYTLLDLQLLGAHFYTDEFGEWVLSNKEDIDFLFTIAKECGVVMLPGNGFDDSHPSARVSLANLAEWQYEAIGKMTRKVLDELFQKFCTK, encoded by the coding sequence ATGAGTCCAGAACTTAGCCCATTCGAACTGAAGGATCAATTGATCGAGTTTGCCGAAAAATCCGACAACCACATGATGCTCAATGCCGGGCGCGGCAACCCGAACTTCCTTGCCATCTATCCCCGGCAGGCCTTCATCCGCATGGGTGAATTCGCCCTGGAGGAGTCGGGCAGGTCCTACGCCTACCTGTATGGCGGATTCGGCGGCTCCAGCGTGAAAAAGGATATAGGTGCACGTTTCAATGAATACCTGATACGGAACAAGGGGTTGCCTGGCACCCTGTTTTTACGGGCCTCCTTTTCCTACATGACGGATCAGTTGGGTATGGATCTCGATGAAGTCGTCTTCGAATTCTGCGAGGCCTACCTGGGATGCAATTATCCGGTGCCTCCGAGGATGCTGCGTTCAATGGAAAAAGTGGTGCGTGAATACTTTGTTAAAGAAATGTATGCCGGAAAAACCGCATTGAACGAGTTCGACGTGTTCGCCACGGAAGGCGGCACTGCGGCCATGACCTATATCTTCCAGTCCCTGAAGCACAATCGACTGCTGCACGCCAAGGACAAGGTGGCCATCGTCACCCCGATCTTCACCCCGTATCTGGAAATCCCGGTGCTTCCCGAGTACGGGCTGGACGTGGTCACGCTTGAGGTCGAGGAGGATATGGGCTGGCAGCTCAGCGCGAAATCCATCAAGCAGCTTGAAGACCCGGCCATCAAGGTGCTCTATGTCGTCAATCCCTCCAATCCGCCCTCGGTCAAGATGAGCACCTCTGTCCTGGAATCCATTGCCGAACTGGTCAGGACAAAGCGGCAGGACCTGATGGTCATCACCGACGACGTCTATGGAACCTTTGCCGACGACTTCCTTTCCCTGGCGGCCATGATCCCTGCCAACACCTTGTTGGTGTATTCGTTTTCCAAGTATTTCGGCGCGACCGGCTGGAGGCTCGGAGCCATCGCCCTTGCCGGGAAGAACGTTTTTGACGACAAATTGCGCGCCTTGGGCGATGCGGACAAGGCCATTCTGGCTGACAGGTACAGCTCTTTGACCAAGGACGTCCCCGGGTTGAAGTTCATTGATCGTCTGGTGGCCGACTCTCGTGCCGTGGCCCTGAACCATACCTCTGGCCTGTCGCTCCCGCAGCAGCTTCAGATGGCGTTGTTTGCCCTGTTCTCCCTCATCGATTCCCATGACGAATACAAGTGCGCCACCAAGACGTTGATCCGCAGGCGTTACGCCCGGCTGATGAGCAGCATCGGCGTGGAGCCCCAGGGCGATGAAAATGCGGTGAACTACTATACCCTGCTGGATTTACAGCTCCTGGGCGCGCATTTCTATACCGACGAGTTCGGCGAGTGGGTGTTGTCCAACAAGGAGGATATCGACTTCCTCTTTACCATTGCCAAGGAATGCGGCGTGGTCATGTTGCCCGGCAACGGTTTTGACGACTCCCATCCGTCAGCGCGGGTCTCCCTGGCCAACCTCGCGGAGTGGCAATACGAGGCCATCGGCAAAATGACCCGGAAGGTGCTGGACGAGCTTTTTCAGAAGTTCTGCACTAAATAA
- a CDS encoding DUF6790 family protein, with amino-acid sequence MYVIYLAVAGVAGAVIHILVFGSPVANTLLAWLLGVKVGLGGIWAFMGHYFKSDEVAEYIGWPSGSPFQKEIAFANLALGICGVLSFVLQGMAWRYGFWLATMVFASIFLGGAFSVHVKDIRKRRNTHPGNAGPVFFADILAPMVLWALFLAC; translated from the coding sequence ATGTATGTCATCTACCTGGCTGTTGCAGGGGTTGCCGGTGCCGTCATCCATATCCTTGTTTTCGGCTCACCCGTTGCAAATACGCTGCTGGCATGGCTGTTGGGCGTCAAGGTCGGCTTGGGCGGGATCTGGGCTTTCATGGGGCACTATTTCAAGTCTGACGAAGTGGCAGAGTACATCGGATGGCCTTCCGGAAGTCCGTTTCAAAAGGAAATAGCCTTTGCCAACCTTGCCTTGGGTATCTGCGGTGTCCTGAGCTTCGTGCTACAGGGCATGGCCTGGCGGTACGGATTCTGGCTGGCGACCATGGTCTTTGCCTCGATATTCCTGGGCGGGGCATTCTCTGTGCATGTGAAAGACATCAGGAAGCGGCGCAATACCCATCCGGGGAATGCCGGTCCGGTCTTTTTTGCGGATATCTTGGCGCCAATGGTGCTGTGGGCGCTTTTTCTGGCCTGTTAG
- a CDS encoding M20 family metallopeptidase: protein MIDTINSYLTAHESEMFDLLEQLVNINSYSANPEGVNRVVDVLEEVMHGMGFTTRRLSNDFTGDNLVAENQARIARGGGPLLVGHMDTVFAPEMGFDTFRRDADKVFGPGVTDMKGGLVIGIFAAKALAAAGQEHLPLGFFFNADEEIGSPHSRNLIVEEARKSDFCFVMEGSGMGGEVVTGRKGRIVYDLTVTGQAAHAGHCSFPKPSAIVEIAHKITALEALNDPDEGTSLNIGLIEGGANPNTVAAKATVRGETRFLNTDKGDAVWARIMDIAATSTVEGTSGHIEILTNRPPMVTNETILGLYSIVEASAKEIGMDVKAVFRGGGSDANTVSQAGIPVVDGMGPSGAKFHTPDEYMLSDSMVKQALLTAVSAVNACKEYK, encoded by the coding sequence ATGATCGACACCATAAATTCATACCTGACCGCACACGAATCAGAGATGTTCGACCTGCTGGAACAGTTGGTCAATATCAATAGTTACTCCGCGAATCCGGAGGGCGTGAACCGGGTCGTGGACGTCCTTGAAGAGGTCATGCACGGCATGGGCTTCACTACGCGCCGCCTGTCCAACGACTTCACCGGCGACAACCTCGTTGCCGAAAACCAGGCCCGCATCGCACGCGGCGGTGGCCCCTTGCTCGTGGGCCACATGGATACGGTCTTCGCGCCCGAAATGGGATTTGACACCTTCCGGCGGGACGCCGACAAGGTTTTCGGCCCCGGCGTCACGGACATGAAAGGCGGGCTGGTCATCGGCATTTTCGCGGCAAAGGCGTTGGCCGCTGCGGGCCAGGAGCACCTGCCCCTGGGATTCTTCTTCAATGCGGACGAAGAAATCGGGTCACCCCATTCCCGCAACCTGATCGTTGAAGAAGCAAGGAAAAGCGACTTTTGCTTTGTCATGGAAGGCTCCGGCATGGGCGGCGAGGTCGTTACCGGGCGCAAGGGGCGCATCGTTTACGACCTCACGGTCACCGGCCAAGCGGCTCACGCCGGCCACTGCTCGTTCCCCAAGCCCAGCGCCATCGTGGAGATCGCCCACAAGATCACAGCCCTTGAGGCCCTGAACGACCCCGACGAAGGAACCTCCCTGAACATCGGCCTCATAGAAGGCGGCGCAAATCCCAATACCGTGGCCGCCAAGGCAACGGTCCGCGGCGAAACCCGTTTCCTCAACACGGACAAGGGCGATGCCGTGTGGGCCAGAATCATGGACATCGCCGCCACCTCGACCGTGGAAGGAACTTCCGGGCATATCGAAATCCTGACCAACCGCCCCCCCATGGTCACCAACGAAACGATCCTGGGCCTCTATTCCATCGTCGAAGCATCGGCCAAGGAAATCGGCATGGACGTCAAGGCGGTTTTCCGAGGCGGCGGCTCGGACGCCAACACGGTGTCACAGGCCGGTATTCCGGTTGTTGACGGCATGGGACCATCGGGAGCCAAGTTTCACACTCCCGATGAATACATGCTTTCCGACTCCATGGTGAAACAGGCGCTGCTCACCGCCGTCAGTGCGGTGAATGCCTGCAAAGAATACAAATGA
- a CDS encoding ABC transporter substrate-binding protein has translation MKKKLLISFVVMASLMLGASFAMARDLTLGLKGEPTSLDPHFHNVTSNNENSLFIFDRLVNQDYRQKLEPGLAESWTPVNDTTWEFKLRKGVTFHDGSPFTAEDVKFTIERIPNVPNSPSSFTFAVSAITEVEIIDPHTIRVHSEKPSPLMPRNFAAFNIVSKKAAEGMTTEDFNSGKAAIGTGPYKLVEWARGDKIVYERNENYWGKKLPWEKIIVRPISNDGTRVAALKSGDVDLINFVPPADMKHLEKAEGVTLSKSSSTRLIYLHLDSDRDDTPMVTDNDGNKIKNPMKDVRVRKAISKAINREAIASRIMDGLAIPAAQMLPDGYEGTSPNLKPEKYDPAGAKALLAEAGYPDGFRITIHGPNDRYVNDGDIAQAIAQMLTKVGIKTEVNTMPKAVYFGKASALEFSLMLVGWATDTGEHSNCIGSLLHTYDKEKGYGASNRGRYSNPVVDQKMEEALVTVDMEKHNKLLIEAVEIGMGDVGIVPIHYQVNVWGTKKGLSYHGRTDGYTLPYEIQGE, from the coding sequence ATGAAAAAGAAATTGTTGATCAGTTTTGTCGTCATGGCAAGTCTGATGCTTGGCGCATCCTTTGCGATGGCCAGGGATCTGACCCTTGGCCTCAAGGGGGAGCCCACCTCTCTTGATCCGCATTTCCACAACGTCACCAGCAACAACGAGAACTCTCTTTTCATCTTTGATCGGCTTGTTAATCAGGACTATCGCCAGAAATTGGAGCCGGGTCTGGCCGAATCGTGGACGCCCGTCAATGACACCACCTGGGAATTCAAGTTGCGCAAGGGCGTTACATTTCATGACGGCTCTCCCTTCACCGCCGAAGATGTGAAGTTCACCATTGAGCGTATCCCCAATGTCCCGAACAGCCCGTCTTCTTTCACTTTCGCTGTTTCCGCCATCACCGAGGTGGAGATCATCGATCCCCACACCATCAGGGTACATTCCGAAAAGCCGTCTCCGCTCATGCCGCGCAACTTCGCCGCTTTCAACATAGTCTCCAAGAAGGCTGCCGAAGGCATGACCACTGAAGATTTCAACTCCGGCAAAGCGGCCATCGGCACCGGCCCCTACAAGCTGGTCGAATGGGCGCGCGGCGACAAGATCGTCTACGAGCGCAACGAGAACTACTGGGGCAAGAAACTGCCTTGGGAAAAGATTATCGTCCGTCCCATCTCCAATGACGGCACCCGGGTCGCCGCCCTCAAATCCGGCGATGTCGACCTGATCAACTTTGTTCCCCCCGCAGACATGAAGCACCTGGAAAAGGCTGAAGGCGTGACCCTGTCCAAGTCTTCCTCCACTCGCCTCATCTACCTGCATCTCGACTCCGATCGTGACGACACCCCCATGGTCACCGACAATGACGGCAACAAGATCAAGAATCCCATGAAGGACGTGCGCGTTCGCAAGGCCATTTCCAAGGCCATCAACCGGGAAGCCATTGCCTCCCGGATCATGGACGGTCTGGCCATTCCCGCTGCGCAGATGCTGCCCGACGGATACGAAGGCACCTCTCCGAACCTGAAGCCCGAGAAGTACGATCCCGCCGGTGCCAAGGCTCTCCTGGCCGAAGCCGGGTACCCCGACGGATTCAGGATCACCATCCACGGTCCCAATGACCGTTACGTCAACGACGGCGACATTGCCCAGGCCATCGCCCAGATGCTGACCAAGGTGGGCATCAAGACCGAAGTCAACACCATGCCCAAGGCCGTGTACTTCGGTAAGGCTTCCGCCCTGGAATTCTCCCTGATGCTCGTTGGTTGGGCCACTGACACGGGTGAGCACTCCAACTGCATCGGCTCCCTGCTGCACACCTACGACAAGGAAAAGGGCTACGGCGCTTCCAACCGGGGCCGTTACTCCAACCCCGTGGTTGACCAGAAGATGGAAGAGGCCCTGGTCACCGTTGATATGGAAAAGCACAACAAGCTGCTTATCGAAGCCGTTGAAATCGGCATGGGCGACGTCGGCATCGTGCCCATTCACTATCAGGTCAACGTTTGGGGCACCAAGAAGGGCCTCTCCTACCACGGTCGTACCGATGGTTACACCCTGCCCTATGAGATCCAGGGAGAGTAG
- a CDS encoding ABC transporter permease yields MLAFLIRRITQSVIVLLVMSVLVFVGVFYIGNPIDILIAPDASPAEYARAVKELGLDLPLWEQYFIFLKGALHGNFGNSFVYNEPALKIILDRLPATLELAFTAMVMAIFVGIPLGLVAGIQHDNWIGRNIMRFSILGFSLPTFWVGLMLIIIFSVQLNWLPSGGRGETTEFLGMHLSFLTWKGLSYLILPATNLALFKTSLAIRLTRAGVQENLQMDYVKFARAKGLSNTRIIGVHVMKNIMIPVITVLGMELGNLIAFAVVTETIFAWPGMGKLVIDSIGVLDRPIIVAYLLITVTMFIFINLIVDVMYSILDPRVRLGDQR; encoded by the coding sequence ATGCTCGCTTTTCTCATCCGCAGAATTACGCAAAGCGTCATTGTGCTGTTGGTCATGTCGGTTCTGGTCTTTGTCGGCGTCTTCTACATCGGCAATCCCATCGACATCCTGATTGCGCCTGACGCTTCCCCGGCAGAATATGCCCGCGCCGTCAAGGAGCTGGGCCTGGACCTGCCTCTATGGGAACAATATTTCATTTTTCTCAAGGGAGCCCTGCATGGCAACTTCGGCAATTCGTTCGTCTACAACGAACCTGCCCTCAAGATCATCCTTGACCGCCTTCCGGCCACCCTTGAGCTTGCTTTCACCGCCATGGTCATGGCCATATTCGTCGGCATTCCCCTGGGCTTGGTCGCCGGTATCCAGCACGATAACTGGATCGGTCGCAACATCATGCGGTTTTCCATCCTCGGCTTCTCGCTACCCACATTCTGGGTAGGGCTGATGCTCATCATCATATTCTCGGTGCAACTCAACTGGCTGCCGTCAGGGGGACGGGGCGAGACCACGGAATTTCTCGGCATGCATCTGAGTTTTCTGACCTGGAAGGGGCTGTCCTATCTGATCCTTCCGGCCACGAACCTCGCCCTGTTCAAGACTTCGCTCGCCATCCGCCTGACCCGCGCCGGTGTGCAGGAAAACCTGCAGATGGATTACGTGAAATTTGCCCGTGCCAAGGGGCTGTCCAATACCCGCATCATCGGGGTGCATGTCATGAAGAATATCATGATCCCGGTCATTACCGTGCTTGGCATGGAGTTGGGCAACCTCATCGCCTTTGCGGTTGTTACCGAGACGATCTTTGCATGGCCCGGCATGGGCAAGCTGGTCATTGACTCCATCGGCGTGCTCGACCGGCCGATCATCGTTGCCTATCTTTTGATCACGGTGACCATGTTCATTTTCATCAATCTGATCGTGGATGTCATGTACTCGATCCTAGACCCCCGGGTTCGCCTGGGCGACCAGCGCTAG
- a CDS encoding ABC transporter permease: MTVKLESLFWLAVKQYFESRVAALGLVALVAIIAVALLAPYISPQNPYDLMTIDVMDSKLTPGTKSMDESITYVLGTDSQGRDMLSSILYGLRISLGVGVVSTIIALIIGSIIGLWAAYKGGKIDSFIMRTVDLQLSFPAILVALILLAILGKGIDKIVLALVIVQWAYYARAIRSNVLVERNKEYVEAAKCLALPQRRIMFGHVLPNCMPELIVISTVKVAGAIALEATLSFLGLGMPITKPSLGLLIANGFKFLQSGYYWISVYPGVALLILIVCINLVGDRLRDVLNPRMKR, from the coding sequence ATGACAGTAAAACTGGAATCCCTGTTCTGGCTCGCGGTCAAGCAATACTTCGAGAGCCGTGTGGCCGCCCTCGGCCTGGTCGCATTGGTGGCAATCATTGCCGTGGCCCTTCTTGCTCCGTACATTTCGCCACAGAATCCCTATGACCTGATGACTATCGATGTCATGGACTCCAAGCTCACTCCGGGAACAAAGTCCATGGATGAATCCATTACCTACGTGCTTGGCACCGACAGTCAGGGGCGCGACATGCTCAGCTCCATCCTGTACGGCTTGCGCATCAGCCTCGGCGTGGGTGTCGTTTCCACCATCATAGCACTCATCATCGGCTCCATCATCGGTCTTTGGGCGGCATACAAGGGAGGTAAGATCGATTCCTTCATCATGCGAACGGTCGATTTGCAGTTAAGCTTCCCGGCCATTCTCGTGGCGCTTATCCTGTTGGCAATCCTGGGCAAGGGGATCGACAAGATCGTCCTCGCCCTGGTCATCGTCCAGTGGGCTTACTATGCCCGCGCCATTCGCAGCAACGTGCTGGTGGAAAGAAACAAGGAATATGTGGAAGCTGCGAAATGTTTGGCCCTGCCGCAAAGGCGCATCATGTTCGGGCATGTATTGCCCAACTGTATGCCCGAACTCATTGTCATTTCCACGGTCAAGGTGGCGGGTGCCATTGCCCTGGAAGCGACGCTGTCGTTTCTTGGCCTGGGAATGCCCATAACCAAGCCGTCCCTGGGGCTGCTTATCGCAAATGGTTTCAAGTTTCTCCAGTCCGGCTACTACTGGATCAGCGTTTACCCCGGCGTGGCTTTGCTTATCTTGATCGTCTGCATCAACCTGGTCGGGGACAGGCTTCGTGACGTGTTGAACCCGAGGATGAAACGATGA
- a CDS encoding ABC transporter ATP-binding protein → MTAPLLDIQDLRTYFYTRAGVVKAVNGISLTINKGEVIGIVGESGSGKSVTGFSIMGLVDRPGKIAGGSIKFKGRELVGQSEAQWRSFRGNEVAMIFQDPMMTLNPVLRIDTQMIEAIRAHEKVSKAEALRRSIEALALVGIPSPEERIKAYPHQFSGGMRQRVAIATGLLNNPDLIIADEPTTALDVTIQAQILSEMQKLCRKTDMALMWITHDLTVIAGLAHRVAVMYAGTIIEEGPVQDVLDRPLHPYTEGLIGSVPGRNKRGGRLYQIPGTTPSMINLPEGCPFRMRCPRTTDECLEVPPVIVMEDGRKICCFHPGEQSHMKNG, encoded by the coding sequence ATGACTGCTCCACTGCTCGACATACAAGATCTCCGGACCTATTTCTACACTCGGGCCGGTGTGGTCAAGGCGGTCAACGGCATATCCCTCACCATCAACAAGGGAGAGGTCATCGGCATCGTCGGCGAATCCGGCAGCGGCAAATCCGTGACCGGCTTTTCCATCATGGGCCTTGTGGATCGACCTGGCAAAATAGCAGGCGGTTCCATCAAGTTCAAAGGGCGGGAGCTGGTCGGCCAGTCCGAAGCCCAGTGGCGGTCCTTCCGCGGCAACGAAGTCGCCATGATATTTCAGGACCCCATGATGACCCTCAACCCGGTCCTGCGCATCGATACGCAGATGATCGAGGCCATACGGGCTCATGAAAAGGTCTCCAAAGCCGAGGCGCTTCGCCGTTCCATCGAGGCTTTGGCCCTGGTGGGCATCCCATCACCAGAAGAGCGCATCAAGGCCTACCCGCACCAGTTTTCCGGCGGCATGCGCCAGCGCGTGGCCATTGCTACCGGGCTGCTCAACAACCCGGATCTGATCATTGCGGACGAGCCGACCACGGCGCTGGACGTCACCATCCAGGCACAGATCCTCTCGGAGATGCAGAAGCTCTGCCGCAAGACCGACATGGCCCTCATGTGGATCACCCATGACCTGACAGTCATCGCCGGATTGGCCCATCGCGTTGCCGTCATGTACGCGGGCACCATCATCGAGGAGGGGCCGGTGCAGGATGTGCTCGACCGTCCGCTGCACCCCTATACCGAGGGGCTTATCGGCTCGGTCCCCGGCCGGAACAAGCGCGGCGGAAGGCTGTACCAGATTCCCGGCACCACGCCGTCCATGATAAACCTGCCCGAAGGGTGTCCGTTCAGGATGCGCTGTCCCCGAACCACGGATGAATGCCTTGAAGTGCCGCCGGTGATCGTGATGGAAGACGGCCGCAAGATCTGCTGTTTTCATCCGGGCGAACAATCACATATGAAGAACGGATAA